The genomic stretch ATTATATGAAATGAAATATTTGTACGCATGAGAAGTTATGACAAAACCAGGAGGTACTCTTATTCCCATTGATATTAATTCTCCTAAATTAGCTCCTTTCCCTCCAGCAATGTTAATCATATCTTTCCTTATGTTTTTAAGATCAGTAACGAGACTCCCTTCAATAAGGGAAGAATCCAAATTTGTCTCCCAATAAAAATACCGGCTTATACATTAAAAAATGTTTTTGACTCTTCAAAAAAGCTATTACAATTGTTTATTTTTGATTTTCATTAGATTTCTGAGCTACTGAAGTAACAAACGATGGTAAAGATGGGAACTTCTCCTTCATTCTCTGTTCAGCAACAACAGATGCTTCTTCCAATATCTTCCTTGCCTCTGGAGTTGTCATAGTATAATCAATTCCGCCACCAGTGAATTCACCTGCTTCAATTACCACTTCTTGTAGTCCTTCTTCTAATTCCGCCAATTCTACAGAGAGTTCTGGCATTATACCTTTCATTGCTTGCCTTAATTCCCTTACAACACCTAAAACTGGAATTAATGATGTAAATACATCACCTAACTCACTTATAGTCTCGAGTCTTAATTCAACTTGTTCAAGAGCTATTTGAGTAGTTAATAACTGTTTTGTTACTTTCCTTATCTCAGCTATCTCATTAGCATACATTGCGGCTCTTGCTGTGTCTTTATTCATTTGTGCTTCTACTACTTTTTCAAATAATGCTTTATCTCTTTCTTGTAATTTAGATATATAAACATCAAGCCTACTTATTGTAGTCTTTAACCTATAATGAGCCATAACAAGCCTATATCTCAAAGGTTGCTGTGGCTTAAACAAATTCTTTACTTTCTCAGCAATTGTTGGTTCTTGTTTCCCATTCCAGTTCTTTATGAAATCATTTACACCGGCCATTTTACTCAAATATAGCGTTGTTCAATTATGTCTTATAAGCAAGAAAACCATATAATACTCATGAGGATTATGCGAATTTTTGACGCTAATATTGAAAACGGTAAACTAGTATTAGTAAATAAAAGTAATAAAAAGGTATTACTCAGACTTGTCACACTCCATTATCAAGTAACTGCAATAACATTAGAAGAACAGAGAATCACAAAAACAATTAGTGAAGATAAGAGTATTGAAAAAGAAATTCCTCCTAATGGAAAAATAGAAGTTGAAACTCAATTACCCTATGTTAAATCTATTAGTATTGTATATAAAATTGATGATAAGACTTTTAGGGATGATATTGAGTTTTGATTTTTTCCCACAAAGGCATTATTCTTTTTACCACATTTTCATCACTTGATACCTCTTCTGGCCATTCTTTCCCCATTTCTTCTTTAAATTTCCTAGTAGCATCAATACCTATTTTACTCCCTAAAGGGGGAAAAAGAGTTGTATGATCTAAAGAATCAGTAATAATATTATCGATAATTACTACATCCCTACTAGGGTTCACAGTAGTAGTAATAGCATATAAAACTTCATTTAGATCATGAACATTTACATCTGCATCAACAACAATAACCATTTTTAATAGGCTAAGTTGGCCAAGTCCCCATATACTCATCATTGTCTTTTTAGCTTGACCTGGATAATATTTCTTAATAGAGAATATACCAATACCAGTAAATAGGCCAAATTCTGGAAGATTCATGTCAACAATTTCTGGTATTAGCATTCTAATGAAAGGGAGAAAAAGTCTTTCTACAGCTTTACCGATCCATGCGTCTTCTAAAGGAGGTTTTCCTACAGAAGTGGCATGAAATATAGGATTATCTCTTGAATAAGCTCTTTTTAATTTAAATACTGGATAATAATCCTGTGGAGTATAGTAACCTAAGTGATCACCAAATGGGCCTTCTAACCTTAAATCATTTAGATCTACATAACCTTCAAAAACAGTCTCAGCAGTTGAGGGCACAAGAATACCATTATCTAACTCGTGAACCTCTACTCCTTCGTTTCTCAAAATTCCAGCAAAAAGATATTTATCTAGTCCAGGTGGTACTGGAGAGGCGGAGACAAATGCTAGAATAGGATCAACACCATTTACTATCACTGCGGGGATTTTGGTAATTCCTTTTTCTTTATATTTAAACGCTGTTAAAGATCCTCTTTTTAGTGCTTGCCAATGAACTATGGCCTCTTTTTCATTTAAAAGTTGAATTCTATATACACTCAAATTATGAACTTCAGTGTCAGGGTCCTTGGTTATTAGTATAGAAAATGTTAGATATCTTCCTGCATCCTTAGGCCATGTCTTAAGAGCAGGAATTTTATTAAAATCTAAGTTATTATCTTCTTTGAAATTTGGTTTTTTTGACTTAGGCAAAATTTTTCCTAGTTTTAAAATATCAAAGAGATTACTTATTTTACTAGAGAAGGATATGGGTAAAGAACCAGACATTTTATCTAAAAAAGACTCTGTAATTTCTTCTAATTTATTAGTATTAAATAAATCATAAAAAGCTTCAATTGAATAATATATATTAGTTATTATACTCCAATTTGGATAACCTTTAATATTTTTAAAAAGTAATGGAGGAAGTTTGTTGTAAGTAGCTCTTCTAGAAATTTCTGCAATTTCAAGTATAGGGTCTACTTCATCCTCGATTTCAATAATTTTTTTCTTTGAACGTAAGTAGTTTATATATTCACGCAAATCTGAGAATGCCAAATTAATCACTCGATTAGTATTCATAAGATAAAGCTTATAATTTAGTATACAAAAGAGCTTTACGTTAGTGGTGAGCTATAGTTGGAAACATGCAAGGCTATCTAAAATGCTTAGACTGTGGATCACAATATCCTATCCAACAAGATATCATAACTTGTCCTAAATGTGGAGGATTATTAGAGATAATTGTTGAACCTAAGAAAGATTTTTCATTCAGTAAACTAAAAGGTAAAGGAGTTTGGAGATATAAAGAATTAATAGCAGGCAGATACAAAAATATTGTAAGCATAAATGAGGGAAATACCCCACTAATTGTTTCTTCTAGTAACAAAAATCTATATTTTAAGTTTGAAGGAACTAACCCTACTGGTAGTTTTAAGGATAGAGGAATGACAGTAGCTATAAGCTCCGCTAAATCATTAAACTATAAAGTTGTAGTAGCTGCATCCACTGGAAATACTGCAGCTTCTGCAGCTGCATATGCAAGCAGAGCTGGTTTAAGAAGTTACATTGTGTTACCTAAAGGAAAAGTTGCTTTAGGAAAATTGGCTCAATCTATACTTTATGGAACTACTATACTTGAAGTTGATGGAAGTTTTGACGTTGCTATGAATAGTGTAATGAAATTATATAGAGAGCTAAAAATAGTTTATCCACTTAACTCTTTTAATCCATGGAGACTTGAAGGACAAAAAACTATTGCTTTTGAAATAGTCGAGGACATGGGAGTACCTGACAATGTGATAGTACCCGTAGGTAATGCTGGAAACATTTATGCTATATGGAAGGGATTTGTAGAATTAATGAATATCGGAATTACTGATAAAGTACCTAGAATGATTGGAATACAAGCGGAAGGAGCAGCACCAATAGCTAAGGCTCTAGAAAAAGGATTAGATAAACCAGAATTTATAGATTCTCCTGAAACTGTAGCTTCTGCTATAAGAATAGGTAAACCAGTGAATTGGAAAAAAGCGATCAAGGCTATAAGATCATCTAATGGATTTGCAACTTATGTTTCTGACTCTGAAATCTTAGAGGCGCAAAAAGAATTAGCTAGGAAAGAAGGAATAGGTGCAGAACCTGCATCAGCTGCTTCCTATGCTGGTTATTTAAAGCTTGTAAATTCTGGCAAAATTGATAAAACCGAAAAAACTGTTTTAATTTTAACTGGTCATGCGCTAAAGGATCCAGATGCAATGATAAAAGCTGAGTCACGAAGAATTCTGGTTAACCCAGAACATATAAATGAAATAATCTTGGGTGATCTAAAATGAAAGTAATTAAAATAGGCGGATCTATACAAAAAGATGAAAAAGATTATGAATTAATATTAGAGAAATTAAAGAAAGAAATTGATTATAATGATAAAAACATTATTGTAACTTCAGCGATTAAGAACATTACAAATCAGCTGTCAGATATTATAAAAAATACAGATAAAGCAATGGATATTGTCACTGATATTTATGATAGGCATGTAAGATTACTTTCGAAGTTAACCAATGGAATAGAGTTTGAGCGCTCTTTTGGAGAAATTTCAAAACTTGCTGATGAGCTTTTTAAAATCGCATGGTCAGTTAGAGTATTAGATGAGGTTACTCCTAGGGTTAAAGATTATATATTATCCTTTGGAGAAAGATTTGCAGTAATTTTACTATCCGCATTTTTAAGATCTAGCAGCATACAATCTAATTATATATTAGATCCGCCCCTTATAACTGATGAAAATTTTGGAGAAGCTAATGTATTACTTCAACCATCTAAGGAAAATCTAATGAAAAAAATAGATGGCATTAATGAAAATGTTATTGTGATCCCAGGATTTATTGGTAAAAGTACACAAAATAAATTCACTACGATAGGACGTGGAGGGAGTGACTATACTGCAACAGTAGTAGGAAAAATACTAGGAGCAAAAGAGGTCAAGTTAATAACTGAAGTCCCTGGAATAATGACTGCTGATCCTAAGAAAATACCACAAGCTAAAACTATTCCAAGATTAGCTCTTGAGGAGGCTATTGAACTTTCTCAACTTGGTGCCAAAAAATTACATCCAAGAACATTTGACCCTATATTTAATACAAATCTAAAAGTGGTAATCGAAGGACTTTATGAAGAAGGAAGTACTGTAATAGAAGGAAGTTGTACAAAAGATGACATTTTAAAAGGAATCGCAACAAGAAATAATCTTGAACTTATAACAATTGAAAGTACTAATATAGTAGGAAAAATTGGTTCTGCCGCTACAATAATGTCAGAAGCTAGAAATGCTAATGTAAACCTTATAGCAATTTCTCAACCAGTCTCAGAGACAGTAATCCAATTAGTAATTGATTCTCAAGACAGAGAAAGATTAATAGAAAGATTAAATAATTTAAATAATTTAATAGAAGATATACAATCAAGAAAAGTAAGCGCAATTAGCATAGTTGGTTGCGGATTAAGAAATAAGGAAATCTCAGCTAAAGTTATTAGTAAAGCCTCTCCCCTAGATCCTATTTTCATATCTAGAGGTTTGAAAGGCGTTAGCTTAACATTTATAGTTGATGAAAAAGATGAAAATAGTTTAGCCAAAGAACTTCACGAGGTGATCTTGGAGTGGCAGACAAAATAAAAGTTTCACTTCTAGGCTCTACCGGAATGGTAGGGCAAAAAATGGTAAGGATGCTTTCAAAACATCCCTATATAGAATTAGTGAAAGTAAGTGCTTCCCCTTCTAAAATTGGTAAAAAATATAAAGATGCAGTGAAGTGGATAGAGCAAGGAGACATACCAGAAGAAGTACAAGATTTACCAATAGTTTCAACAAATTATGAAGATCACAAAGATGTTGATGTAGTATTGTCAGCTTTACCAAATGAATTAGCGGAATCAATAGAACTTGAACTTGTGAAAAACGGAAAGATAGTCGTGTCTAATGCTAGTCCATTTAGAATGGATCCAGATGTACCGTTAATTAACCCAGAAATTAATTGGGAACACTTAGAATTACTTAAATTTCAAAAGGAAAGAAAAGGTTGGAAAGGTTTCCTAGTAAAAAATCCTAATTGTACAGCTGCTATAATGTCAATGCCAATAAAACCCTTAATTGAAATAGCAACAAAATCTAAAATAATAATTACTACTCTACAAGCAGTAAGTGGAGCTGGATATAATGGAATCTCATTTATGGCAATAGAAGGTAATATAATCCCATACATTAAGGGAGAAGAAGACAAAATAGCAAAAGAATTAACTAAATTAAACGGAAAACTTGAAAATAATCAAATAATTCCGGCAAACTTAGACTCAACTGTTACATCAATTAGAGTACCTACAAGAGTAGGGCATATGGGAGTTATTAATATTATTACAAATGAGAGAATAAACATAGAGGAAATAAAGAAAACACTAAAGAATTTCAAATCTTTACCTCAACAGAAAAATTTACCTACCGCACCAAAACAACCAATAATAGTAAGAGATGAAGAAGATAGACCACAGCCTATTATTGATGTAAATGCAGAAAATGGCATGACAGTAACTGTGGGCAGGATAAGACATGAAAATAATGTGCTTAGGTTAGTTGTTTTAGGAGATAATTTAGTTAGAGGAGCTGCCGGAATAACAATACTTACTGTAGAAGTTATGAAAGAATTAGGGTACATTTAAATGTTAAAGATAGATTTTCATGTTCATACCTATTATAGTGATGGAAAAGAATCACCAAAAGAAATGTTAAATTATGCATTAAAAGTTGGACTTAGCGGAATAGCTATAACTGATCATGACACATCTAAAGCTCATACAACATTCAAAAATAAATTTGTAATCCCAGGGCAAGAAGTTACTACAGAATTTGGACACGTAGTCATATTATGTAATTTTCCTCCTTCTCCCCCTAGGAAAATTAGTGAATTAATAGATTATGCAAAAGATAATAATTGTATTGTTTTTCCTTCACATCCATTTGACATTTTTCGTAAAGGAATAGGAGATAAGGTGTTTATTTATAATTTTAATGCTATAGAAATATTCAATTCAAAAGCACCTAAATCAGCTAATAAAAAAGCTGAAGAAGCTGCTAGGCAATTAGGATTACCAGGATTAGCAAATAGTGATTCTCATATAAAATATGCTTTAGGATCCGCATATAACGTAGTTAAGTTAAGTGAATTTAACGTAGACGAAATTTTAGATAGTATTAGGAAAAATAGAATAGAAACTGTGGGAATAGGATTAACCGTAAAGGCTAAGTTTGAGATAGCCAAATGGTATATACAGAGGAAACTGAGAATTGAGAAAAATACCAGCTGAATTATGCGTGAAGTGTAAAGGTTACAAATATTTATGTGGGTTACCCTCTTGTCCAATCTTAGATAGGTTTAGAAATATAGCAATAACTGTTTCAAAAATTAAAAGCAGTGATAAAATTCAAGGAGCCACACCACCTAGTATTGTAGTTGGAGAACGAAACTATCCTAAAGTATCATTAGTATATAATGTTCCACCATCAGTAATTGGCGAGGAAGCAAGAGACTACGAAAATCCTGAAAGTTGGTGGGGGAAGAAAAGCTTAAGTGATATACTATCTTTAAGAACCTCTATGATTTCTTCTCTGTTATCTGGGATTAATGTAAATAATCCAGAAATACTGTATGAAAAGGAAGTTTCAATCACTGCAGTTGCTGAAAAACCTGTATTATCTGAAGTTTATAGTGAGAATAAAGAAATTATCCCTAAGTTAAAATTCGATGGAATTTTATTACCTAGAGGACCTTCTCTAAAGGTAAAGGATATAAAAATAGATGAGAATCCTAAAGTACCCAAACCAATTGAAAAACTAATAACGGACGATGTGAAAGCACAACAAGCAATTCTCGAGTTATACAATAATAAACAAAGTGTATACACTATAATTAATGCTCTTTCATTAGGTCTATTAGGGAAAAGAAAAAACAGAAAAATAGTACCTACAAGATGGGCAATAACAGCTGTAGATACTACTTTAGGTAATTTTATGCTTAACGAAATAAAAGGTTTAGATACTATTAGTGAGATCCTTGTTTATTATAATGCGTACTTAGGAAATTATTTCCATATAGTTCTATTCCCATCAAAGTATAGATCTATATGGATAGAAATTTGGCATCCATTATCATTATGGGCAAACGAATTAGTAGTAAGTGATTTATCTGAAGACTATTGGGAAGAATATGACTTTCTTGATGGAGGTTATATGGCCGCAAGA from Sulfolobus sp. S-194 encodes the following:
- the cdvB1/B2 gene encoding cell division protein CdvB1/B2; this encodes MAGVNDFIKNWNGKQEPTIAEKVKNLFKPQQPLRYRLVMAHYRLKTTISRLDVYISKLQERDKALFEKVVEAQMNKDTARAAMYANEIAEIRKVTKQLLTTQIALEQVELRLETISELGDVFTSLIPVLGVVRELRQAMKGIMPELSVELAELEEGLQEVVIEAGEFTGGGIDYTMTTPEARKILEEASVVAEQRMKEKFPSLPSFVTSVAQKSNENQK
- a CDS encoding UbiD family decarboxylase — translated: MAFSDLREYINYLRSKKKIIEIEDEVDPILEIAEISRRATYNKLPPLLFKNIKGYPNWSIITNIYYSIEAFYDLFNTNKLEEITESFLDKMSGSLPISFSSKISNLFDILKLGKILPKSKKPNFKEDNNLDFNKIPALKTWPKDAGRYLTFSILITKDPDTEVHNLSVYRIQLLNEKEAIVHWQALKRGSLTAFKYKEKGITKIPAVIVNGVDPILAFVSASPVPPGLDKYLFAGILRNEGVEVHELDNGILVPSTAETVFEGYVDLNDLRLEGPFGDHLGYYTPQDYYPVFKLKRAYSRDNPIFHATSVGKPPLEDAWIGKAVERLFLPFIRMLIPEIVDMNLPEFGLFTGIGIFSIKKYYPGQAKKTMMSIWGLGQLSLLKMVIVVDADVNVHDLNEVLYAITTTVNPSRDVVIIDNIITDSLDHTTLFPPLGSKIGIDATRKFKEEMGKEWPEEVSSDENVVKRIMPLWEKIKTQYHP
- the thrC gene encoding threonine synthase, whose product is MQGYLKCLDCGSQYPIQQDIITCPKCGGLLEIIVEPKKDFSFSKLKGKGVWRYKELIAGRYKNIVSINEGNTPLIVSSSNKNLYFKFEGTNPTGSFKDRGMTVAISSAKSLNYKVVVAASTGNTAASAAAYASRAGLRSYIVLPKGKVALGKLAQSILYGTTILEVDGSFDVAMNSVMKLYRELKIVYPLNSFNPWRLEGQKTIAFEIVEDMGVPDNVIVPVGNAGNIYAIWKGFVELMNIGITDKVPRMIGIQAEGAAPIAKALEKGLDKPEFIDSPETVASAIRIGKPVNWKKAIKAIRSSNGFATYVSDSEILEAQKELARKEGIGAEPASAASYAGYLKLVNSGKIDKTEKTVLILTGHALKDPDAMIKAESRRILVNPEHINEIILGDLK
- a CDS encoding aspartate kinase codes for the protein MKVIKIGGSIQKDEKDYELILEKLKKEIDYNDKNIIVTSAIKNITNQLSDIIKNTDKAMDIVTDIYDRHVRLLSKLTNGIEFERSFGEISKLADELFKIAWSVRVLDEVTPRVKDYILSFGERFAVILLSAFLRSSSIQSNYILDPPLITDENFGEANVLLQPSKENLMKKIDGINENVIVIPGFIGKSTQNKFTTIGRGGSDYTATVVGKILGAKEVKLITEVPGIMTADPKKIPQAKTIPRLALEEAIELSQLGAKKLHPRTFDPIFNTNLKVVIEGLYEEGSTVIEGSCTKDDILKGIATRNNLELITIESTNIVGKIGSAATIMSEARNANVNLIAISQPVSETVIQLVIDSQDRERLIERLNNLNNLIEDIQSRKVSAISIVGCGLRNKEISAKVISKASPLDPIFISRGLKGVSLTFIVDEKDENSLAKELHEVILEWQTK
- the asd gene encoding aspartate-semialdehyde dehydrogenase gives rise to the protein MADKIKVSLLGSTGMVGQKMVRMLSKHPYIELVKVSASPSKIGKKYKDAVKWIEQGDIPEEVQDLPIVSTNYEDHKDVDVVLSALPNELAESIELELVKNGKIVVSNASPFRMDPDVPLINPEINWEHLELLKFQKERKGWKGFLVKNPNCTAAIMSMPIKPLIEIATKSKIIITTLQAVSGAGYNGISFMAIEGNIIPYIKGEEDKIAKELTKLNGKLENNQIIPANLDSTVTSIRVPTRVGHMGVINIITNERINIEEIKKTLKNFKSLPQQKNLPTAPKQPIIVRDEEDRPQPIIDVNAENGMTVTVGRIRHENNVLRLVVLGDNLVRGAAGITILTVEVMKELGYI
- a CDS encoding PHP domain-containing protein gives rise to the protein MLKIDFHVHTYYSDGKESPKEMLNYALKVGLSGIAITDHDTSKAHTTFKNKFVIPGQEVTTEFGHVVILCNFPPSPPRKISELIDYAKDNNCIVFPSHPFDIFRKGIGDKVFIYNFNAIEIFNSKAPKSANKKAEEAARQLGLPGLANSDSHIKYALGSAYNVVKLSEFNVDEILDSIRKNRIETVGIGLTVKAKFEIAKWYIQRKLRIEKNTS
- a CDS encoding Nre family DNA repair protein, producing MRKIPAELCVKCKGYKYLCGLPSCPILDRFRNIAITVSKIKSSDKIQGATPPSIVVGERNYPKVSLVYNVPPSVIGEEARDYENPESWWGKKSLSDILSLRTSMISSLLSGINVNNPEILYEKEVSITAVAEKPVLSEVYSENKEIIPKLKFDGILLPRGPSLKVKDIKIDENPKVPKPIEKLITDDVKAQQAILELYNNKQSVYTIINALSLGLLGKRKNRKIVPTRWAITAVDTTLGNFMLNEIKGLDTISEILVYYNAYLGNYFHIVLFPSKYRSIWIEIWHPLSLWANELVVSDLSEDYWEEYDFLDGGYMAARMSVIEKLYEIRRQAGIIIIREITSEYFAPVGNWHIRETVKRAFNNSSVKFNKLEDAIKYVNSRLRAKINLFEIKSIKSLITQRTIDEFLKK